In Macaca fascicularis isolate 582-1 chromosome X, T2T-MFA8v1.1, one DNA window encodes the following:
- the LOC135969087 gene encoding cancer/testis antigen 55-like, with protein sequence MLRLLRLALAFFRRTADPAERQGPQQQGPQQQGPQQQGLPQGDTQLKTVQGVVTSFCGDYGMIDESIYFSSDVVTGNVPLKVGQKVNVVVEENKTLYTLRAIKVRCA encoded by the exons ATGCTCAGGCTTCTGAGACTTGCTTTGGCCTTTTTTCGGAGGACGGCTGACCCCGCAGAGCGGCAGGGCCCACAGCAGCAGGGTCCACAGCAGCAGGGCCCACAGCAGCAGGGGCTCCCACAAG GTGACACCCAGTTGAAAACTGTGCAGGGAGTTGTCACAAGTTTCTGTGGTGATTATGGCATGATTGATGAGTCGATCTACTTCAGTAGTGATGTTGTGACTGGCAACGTTCCTCTAAAAGTTGGACAAAAAGTTAATGTGGttgtggaagaaaataaaacactttatacATTGAGAGCAATCAAGGTGAGATGTGCATGA